The DNA sequence gcaattttcaagtatttaaggGAACATTATATGGATTAGGGTTTAGGCTTATTTAATGTGACCCTAGAGAGCAGAAATGGCTTGGGGTAATGTATATTGgttcatacattttaaaactatattttatttcttatgtgtGGCATCGTacttaatttacattcccagagTCTGAACTATAGTAGGCACTCCTCTGTAATATTATTGGATGAATGACTAGATTTctaatagatatttaaaattaatgggCCTCTCCAAAAGTCATTGAGTTCTCTATCACTAGAGCCAAAAGTAGAAAGCTATTTATTAGAGATGTAAGACAATTTATGCATCGGTAAGAAAATAACCCAACTGATTTCTAAGGTCTCTAACTGCTTTAACAATCTACTCTAATATCAAAACATTGTCTTCATCATAGAGAAATCTTTTAGACGGATAGATGTGATAAGACCCCCTGCATGAAAATCATCTAGTGGGGACCTGTCATCTACTCTCCTCCTGCCATGTAtggattttctccttttcttaagAAGCAGATAGGATTAAAAGATGTGATTATGGTCTTCTAGGTTCAAGGAATCTGAACTGCTTTAACAAAAAAGAGTGTCTATCTgcacagacagagaaaaacaCCTTTAAAGAACTTGTTAATGTCCACTGGTTTAGAAATCCTGTTTCTTTACTTCCTTGATAAATATTCCTATACAGGATAAATTCATCTCTCTGCATCCTAATTGTAGTAACTGCACTTAACCAGAGAGTGCAAAAGTGGTAAATTCACCCTCAACCTCATGTCTATggtacacaaaaataaatacaggtTTAAAGGCTTCTTCAGGCACCCATCATTTTGTGCAACCTGggaatacttaaaatatataaacaaataggtTCAAATTTGGATCTTGACTAAATATCAGACATTTTTCTCTTCAAGTGTGTTTCTTCTCTAGAAATGCCAAGTCACCACCTCCTATCAGAGATACTACATAGATATAGACAATACACCTAGTAACCATattaaatacttactgaatgttGACTACGCCTCAAGCAAAGCACGATCTATTTCATTGTTGAGGACAAATCACCAAACTCTGTTCAGCATATACAAAGCTATTGGTTTATTCAGCTGCCAAGCTGGGAAAAGGCTTCCTTTCAGAGTTAATAGCAAAAATGCATTCATGAGCAAGGCACTTTTACTTACttaacacacacacgtgcacgcacacacacacacacacacacacacacaaacacacacacagaggaacatATTACAGAAACATAAACatcaacatattttaattttcagactTCTTTCCTACTCACCccgcctttaaaaaaaaaaggaaacaggttctagtaacattttaaaaaccaatttcaCAGAAAATCTACATAGGAACAGTTTGATACATTTAGTTACACTAACAGTATGATATGGTTTCAGGTCAATAATTTCcactaacaaatatttttttctacctaCTACAATCCCTCCTTTTTCCTTAAGATGGAACAACTAAGGCCTAGCAGAAATACTCATTAGGTTATAAACATTCTTTTGTCTCCTTATAGTTGCTATACGTTTACAGAATTTGTGATTCCACTgctgcttcaattttttgatgCCACGTTATATACAGCACTTAATTAAGGagaacagaaaaaagcaaaactaaaatgaGGATATATGATACACTTTTAACAATCTGTTTACAATTCATTTTCTGATTCCATTTAGATTTCTAGTCAACCAGGACCACACACAGGTTTCACTCTTTATTGCAGGGTATATGAAAAGATTTAATGGtctcatgcattttattttacgTATGCTGATTTCTATGTTTTGACTCATTTAAATAAACACAACAAAACTCACTTACAAGGGCACATACTCTTCCTTTTTTAGCCAGAAGAAAATCTAAAGCTAATCTACTTAGAAAAACAGTGCTGCTAAAACTCTTAACTTCAGATTGTATTAGGCTGGGCTTTTCTATagaaagtttctttaaaattagaAGGGTTCCTGAAAAGTTTGCAATGTATATGGAAAGTGCATAAACTTCTACTCTAGAAAATGGTATACAGATGAAATACTTCAATCCATCAGCAGTTAATACTGAAAGCATGAATGCTCTCTTAATCCTTTCCCATTCATCTTTTggaatgtattttatttgctgTTGATAAAAGTCTGAGTATATTCAAGAAACATATTGCCTACAGAACAGGTGTTAATCCCAAGGGATAATGTTACCGGCCAAATTAGCCAGAGACAGACTGGTGGGTGTCTAAACAGAATGTTCATGCTGTAATTGCAAGTACCATAATAGGTTTGGAGTAGTGTAGGCTAGGTTTGAAACTACAAACTCTCATCTCCAAACAAAAGATAAGAACCCCTAAAGGGTGCCATATGTAAGCATATTTATATAAAAGCTGGGAGAGAAATCCATATCCCCATTAGTTTCCTTTCGTGTAGTTATTCAATTTACCTCAACTTCCTCCCTAGGAAAGAATGTCAGAGAAGAGTATGCTGAGAAAGGTATTGGGGGTAGCCAACTTCTTGCTCTCCACATGGCTATTCTGAGTGTTAGGTAACAAAATGGGTGGTGGTCTACTTTTTACTTCCCATTAAAAATCAGGTGTCTAGTTAAAGTCTCTTCAGATAAGCAGAGTGAATTGGGGGTTGGAGGAGTGGCAGGAGAGAACTGAATGTGGAGAATATTCAACTTATCTTTTGTAATATGGTTTCTTTTGGCTAATTTTCCATTGAAATTCTCATTTTATCTACAGGGTATGTCAAAGGATATGTGCACAATACACATCTTCTGTAGCAGAGTTATAGGACCCGTGGGTATATATTTGGTGCTTGGTAGTACTTTGGCTTGCCAGGGCATGGCATAGATTGGTTGAGAAGACATTAGTTTCTCAACTGTGGGCTGTATAATGATTAACTCTGTACCGCTTTCTCAATTAGCAATATCACAGATATCAGAGCAAATGGTGGAAATTTACAGTGATGCAGTTAGGAGTTTGTTAACTGCCTTTTGGAAGTCAGTGTAGGAGTAAGTAGTGTTGATGGGTTCAGTGCGGGTTGTTTCCTTAACTGTTTTAGTTAGCCAGCCACAACAACAACCAGAAACACATGAATTAGGGATCTGTTTTAGGTATTCAGGTATGGGAGTGGCTCTACTCAAAGTTCGGCTTAACTGTTTGGTGGCAAATTGCAGTGCTCCATTTAGAGTGGCATGATCTTGAGAGAGCCGGCTGGGACTTGTAAGGGGCTTTTGAAAAGGTGGGACTCCACAAGAGGCCAGAGGGGGCCATTCAGGAATTGGTTCCAGTTTGGGGACACAATGGGAGCAATGGGAGAGTCTTAGACCTATCTCTCGAAGTATATGGACAGGTGTGCTTGGATCTAAGAGTTTAGCATGATATAACCAGGAATTAGGATTTAAAGGTTTCCAGGttgtagaatattttaaaaggcacTTAACCTGCCAGGCAAGACTCTCAAGAGGTGTTAAGTTGGGCACCATGGGGTCCTCCTCTTCAGAGGAATCCCACTCTTCCCCAGAACTCTCATTTAGGTAGctggtgttttcttcttcctcactTTCTGATTCTGATAAGGGATCAGGAGAGGGATTTCTGGGACCCATTAGAATAAAACAGAGTAAGGAACCAGAAAAAGGTAACAATCTAAGCCAGCAGAACACTGACTAACATTGGCGTATAGCAACAAGAGATGAAAAATCCTTTCACCAAGATTAATTTGTCTGTCTCAGTCCACTACACACACAAAGTATACTCTGGCCCACACCACTGTGCAGTTCTTCAAGATTATGTTGTATATTCTTCACTTACAAGGAAGACGTTTCAGTTCTCAGGATCAGTTCAGTGTGTAAAAGTGTTAGTCACTTACCAGTGGCACAGGTCACAGAGTATCTCCTTCAAATCCTGGCTACCCAAGAAGAGAAGGGGTCCTCATTTAGGCAAGCTGGTTTTCTTAGCATGGTCTCAACTGGTAGTGATATTGTGAAGAGAGACTTTGTGCAGTCTGTTTTGCTGGCAGTGATATTATATCTACTTGGTAATGAAAAGAAGCTCAGTAGTTGCCTTGGCTGTCTGCTGGTGCAGCAACTTTTATGCAGGGGGATGATGAGATGAGCTGTCAAGGACATCTGGTGTGCAAGAATCTGATGTTTTCCACAGGTGATGCAAATGTCCTTGGAAACGTGAATTAGCTGCTGGACTTATCTGGAAAGGTAGTCTTAACCTGCGAATGAGAACACTAGAGACATGATATTAAAGCCTGAAAGCACTAGGTAATATTACTGTCCATCTAACTTTAGGGTATCCAAGAACATGGATGCTAAGCAGAAAGCCTTacagacagactttcctctctctaTCTCATAGACTTAGGCTGATTCTCCCATTGGGAGTGGCTCTTACAATCACAAAATCAGGAAGGAGAGTCTTGGTCATTTTAATCCATTGGTACATAATTGGGCCAGTTTGTTTCTTAGTACTCAGTTCTAGCCCAGAAAATTACTTCTGCGAAAGCATAAAGTATGCCCCTTATGCCCCAAACTCCAAATACAGAGCTATAAAAGGTATCTTTTTACCTTTAGATGTGCTTGTTGGGATTAGTTTGGGGGGACCTGTTGTGGTGGTACAGCTGCTAGATGCTAGGACTCTTGCTGGGACCTCAGAGGTTGTGGTTGTATGACCAATTTTATATAAGCtgttccagaaaaaagaaaaaagcatgaaaaCTGACTACCTCCTTTtatgagaataataaaaaatgaattccaAATCTAGAGTCAAACCAAATAAGAAAAGCATAGTCtcattttatttgctaaaattCTAAGTATTACTTAACAGAATCCAACagtacattaaagaaaaaaaaaatataatcGCCTAGAGCTTATTCCAAGACAGCAAGAGTAGCCCAACTTCAGAAAATTTATAAAGGTACCaaaactaaagggaaaaaaatttttttaccaaCTGTGCATATTTAACCTTTCTTAGTTCCTGATCAACACctatttatgctttaaaaaataaaacaaaagattctTGCCAATCTAGAAAGTTTCTCAACTTGGTAAAGACTATCTACCAAAAACTTTAAGCAAATATTATCCTAAATGAGATTAGATATATTCCCTTTAAAAGTGAAATGATGGATGACCATGATGACTGATAATATGCTAgtcagtgttaaaaaaaaagaataaatgacagGTGAAATAATTGAAAGAGAAGAGGTGAACTATTAATTCACACATGATATGGtcatctaattaaaaaaaataacatataaagtATTAGAGCTAATAAAAGAGCTCAACAAGGTTCCTGGATCTGAGATTGACCTATGAATATTAACTTAATTACTTATAAAGCACCTATTATTTGCCAGGTACTACTCTAGGAACTGCACAaatgttaacttatttaaaattttcctaacagagcagaactgtggttactagaggaagggaaggggaaaggggagaaggacagtgagaggttggttaatggacacaaaatagctagataggaaaaataagttctattggtgtacagttgagctagacatctataattaaagataatttactgcatgttattaTATGGCTAGAAGaaatcaaatgtcctcatcactgAGAAATGACTAAGTTTTACAATGAGGAGTATGTTAATTACCCTCATTTGATCATCAtgcattgtatacatgcattgaaatattactctgtaccccacaaacatgtataatcaatgtgtttcaacaaaaataaataaaattctcctAACAATCCTACAAGGTAGTACTTTTATTGTCCTCATCTTACACATGAGGATTAAGTTACCTGACCAAGGTCATATATCTAAGTAAATGATAGAgcaaggatttgaacccaggcactCTTATCTTCTACATCAACAGCACAAACTAGAAAATACATTACATAAGTACATTTtacaagaggaaaaacaaaaaaaccccaaaccaataAAGGATCTAGGAGTTAATAATACACAAGATCTAATAAACAACATCTAGGAACTAATCAATAATATACAAGATCTAATAAAAAACAtggaacataatttaaaatagagatattccatgttcttggatggaacaaatgaatattataaagaatatcaACTTTCTCCAAATTAATTTGTGCAATTCCAATCAAAGTTCTAAAAATGAACTTAAAGTTTatttggaaagaataaaattccaCATATACTCAAACCAATTGTTTAAAACAGAGGAGTAAAGGGAGTCTTTGCCCTTCAAGATTTAGTACAAAAgtcacagaaattaaaataggGTGGAATTAGTATAAGGATAAATGGCTCAATAGAGCAGAATAGAGCTCAGAAACAGAGCCAAATATAATTTGAGAATGTATGATAAAATAAGGTTGGTACATAAATCAAGAGAGTGCATTAAGTACTTAATATTGATACAACTGGCTCATTTCATCTAGAAAAATAAGACTGTATACCTATGTAATGCCACATATAAAGGAGGACTCAtgatggattaaagacctaaataggGATGGTGAAACTATATAGTTAATCAAATATAACACAGGAGAATGTAACTTGATAAACAAAAAATCATAAAGCACAAGACCAAAAAATCATAAAGCACAAGACCAAAAAATGATTAGTTTAATCACATCGAAATGAATCATTTCTTGATTGAACTAAAGATATCCAGGACAAAGTTAACTACaagtcaatattttttttaaaaggtagataGAAACTTCAATTAATAAAttagcaaaggacaaaaatatctaatttataaaagagaaaatccagAAGCATTAACCATATGATCACATTATGCTATGAGTTTGGTAAAAATTAGAAAGTTGGATGTGAGTGGAAAGTTGGAAAGTGTTAGTGAGTTCCTTCAGGAACTGACACTGCTGGTGAGATTACACACTGGGATAATCAGTCTGAAGAGCAATCTGGCAGCACTACTTAGCCAAACTATTTGTACATCTcacgatccagcaattctacttctgggccTCTACAGCAAAGAAATTCTTCATTAAGACCAACATGTATGAGGATATACCTTAAAGCTTCATTTGTGATGACAGTTAGAAGCATCCTAGGTTTTTATCACCAGAGTGGATAGATAAAATGTAGTGAAATCACATTAGAAATATATGAGTACACAGCAATACATACATGTATGGACATTAGAGGCATAGctctaaatgaaaaaagcaagaaacaatATCAACATCTCATTTATGCCATTCTACAGAATCACACCTAAAGGGGTGATTTCCAAAATGAAAGTCGGTGAACACTTCCAGTTTCAAATACACTATGTTGCGCTAATAAAGTCATATAGtaggctgcctggttagctcagttggttagagcagggtgttgacaacaccaaagttcagggtttgattcctgttagcagccagctgccaaaaaaaattttgtttaaataaaaaattttttcaaaaagtcaCATCGTCCATCTTCAAGTCAGTGATTTTCCTCTAATGAACATTTCTCTGGTTTCCACACATTCTTTTTATCTATTTCAGTTCctaacacagtgtctggcatatattAGTAGTTTGGTAAATGTATTGCAAAGAATTAATTAGAGAATGACAAAGGTCTGCAGTAAGTAACTACATAAACATGTTCTCTTTTACTCCAGGGAGAGAAAAATTCCCAAACCATAATATTGCCAAACTGGTAATATGTTGTACAAAGACaagtaaaacaatttttaaaagcaggatAATCAAAGATGATGTTACTACAGcaatataaatgaaaatgcttataacttCATCTTTAAGAGGAAACATAAAGGTAAATACTTTCAAGTTTAGTTTACAATATTTTTACTTAGTTCAATCTGCAAACAATAGTCAATCTTTGTCATGTaccataagtatttatttattgagacaGGAGTCTGTTGGTTTTAATTGTTCTGTCCtcttatatttttactattttcatttCAACCAAACTCCATCAGGAAGATTATTAATTAGTGACACTTCAGTTACTGTGTTACTCAAGCATTCTTAAAAAGGTTCACTCTACTTTTTAATCAGCAATATGACAGAAAAAGTCTATTTG is a window from the Cynocephalus volans isolate mCynVol1 chromosome 9, mCynVol1.pri, whole genome shotgun sequence genome containing:
- the DCAF16 gene encoding DDB1- and CUL4-associated factor 16 translates to MGPRNPSPDPLSESESEEEENTSYLNESSGEEWDSSEEEDPMVPNLTPLESLAWQVKCLLKYSTTWKPLNPNSWLYHAKLLDPSTPVHILREIGLRLSHCSHCVPKLEPIPEWPPLASCGVPPFQKPLTSPSRLSQDHATLNGALQFATKQLSRTLSRATPIPEYLKQIPNSCVSGCCCGWLTKTVKETTRTEPINTTYSYTDFQKAVNKLLTASL